A single genomic interval of Aminobacter aminovorans harbors:
- the tauA gene encoding taurine ABC transporter substrate-binding protein encodes MIHFKHFKHLAGAATVAAGVFTSCLAYAETTVVVGYQQIVGPFVTAIADGRFDAAAKEAGYTVDWRQFSSGGDISTALASGSVPIGVIGSTGTTAAATRGVNLELFWILDNIGKSEALAVRNGSGIEKPEDLKGKNVGVPFVSTSHFHLLVGLEQVWKIDPREVNILNMKPPQIIAAWQRGDIDAAYVWPPALTELLKNGKTIADSETIGAASVPTFDGLVADKKWAAENPKFMAAFTKVLAESYADYNKNKASWTADSPQVQGIVKLIGGDGAGAVEALNLLSFPNADEQASETWLGGGAVKALNESAKFLVAQKQIDKALDDYAPFVNSSYAKDASK; translated from the coding sequence ATGATACACTTTAAGCATTTCAAGCATTTGGCCGGCGCCGCAACCGTAGCGGCCGGCGTGTTCACCTCCTGCCTCGCCTATGCCGAAACGACTGTCGTTGTCGGCTATCAGCAGATCGTCGGGCCGTTCGTCACGGCCATCGCCGACGGACGTTTCGACGCCGCCGCCAAGGAAGCGGGCTACACCGTCGACTGGCGCCAGTTCAGCTCGGGCGGCGACATCTCGACGGCTCTCGCTTCCGGCAGCGTGCCGATCGGCGTGATCGGCTCGACCGGCACCACCGCCGCCGCCACGCGCGGCGTCAATCTCGAACTTTTCTGGATCCTCGACAATATCGGCAAGTCGGAAGCGCTCGCCGTCCGCAACGGCTCGGGCATCGAAAAGCCCGAGGATCTGAAGGGCAAGAATGTCGGCGTACCGTTCGTGTCAACCTCGCACTTCCATCTTCTTGTCGGTCTCGAGCAGGTGTGGAAGATCGATCCGCGCGAGGTCAACATCCTCAACATGAAGCCGCCGCAGATCATCGCCGCCTGGCAGCGTGGCGACATCGACGCCGCCTATGTCTGGCCGCCGGCACTGACCGAATTGCTCAAGAACGGCAAGACCATCGCCGATTCGGAGACAATCGGTGCTGCCAGCGTACCGACCTTCGACGGCCTTGTCGCCGACAAGAAGTGGGCCGCCGAGAACCCGAAGTTCATGGCCGCCTTCACCAAGGTGCTGGCTGAATCCTACGCCGACTACAACAAGAACAAGGCAAGCTGGACGGCGGACTCGCCTCAGGTGCAGGGCATCGTCAAGCTGATCGGCGGCGACGGCGCAGGTGCTGTCGAAGCGCTCAACCTGCTGTCGTTCCCCAATGCCGACGAACAGGCATCCGAAACATGGCTTGGCGGCGGCGCCGTCAAGGCGCTGAACGAAAGCGCCAAGTTCCTCGTCGCCCAGAAGCAGATCGACAAGGCGCTCGACGACTACGCCCCCTTCGTCAACAGTAGCTACGCCAAGGACGCATCCAAGTAG